Proteins from a single region of Takifugu rubripes chromosome 4, fTakRub1.2, whole genome shotgun sequence:
- the LOC101076183 gene encoding pleckstrin homology domain-containing family A member 1-like isoform X1, with translation MPYVDRQNRICGFLDIEENESSGKFLRRYFILDTQQGSLVWFMDNPQNLPVGADCVGSLKLTYISKVSDATKLRPKAEFCFVINAGMRKFFLQANDQQDLVDWVSALNNATKITVPKASDGQQNTENQKALPDVVGSKKQVSYRTEIIGGVPIVTPTQHEGSDCVDRADGEALQRSHSQLPYFLGRPAQDHAVIKSGYCVKQGAVMRNWKRRYFLLEENAMSYFKSDLEKEPLRKIPLKEVHKVQECKQSDIMMRDNLFEVVTTSRTFYIQADSPEEMHNWIKAVSGAIVAQRGPGRSAATEHGSRAAFYRTPTGPPVPRSPISAMPPCYPEWGVAVTCGTCTQPGVGQRTLHEPSAAALSQPPAGTLVAAGDPPGEVTCEPASTTIHNSGESPWRRRSSFEPLVLEPPLSLDDADLPVSQV, from the exons ATGCCTTACGTGGACCGACAGAACCGCATCTGCGGTTTCCTCGACATAGAGGAGAACGAGAGCAGCGGAAAGTTCCTGCGGCGCTACTTCATACTGGACACTCAACAAGGAAGCTTGGTGTGGTTTATGGACAACCCGCAG AATTTGCCCGTTGGTGCTGATTGTGTTGGCTCCCTCAAACTCACCTACATCTCAAAG GTCAGCGATGCTACAAAGCTGAGGCCAAAGGCAGAATTCTGCTTTG TCATCAATGCTGGGATGAGGAAGTTCTTCCTGCAGGCCAATGACCAACAGGATCTTGTGGACTGGGTCAGCGCGCTCAATAATGCCACCAAGATCACT GTGCCAAAGGCGTCAGATGGGCAGCAGAATACAGAAAACCAGAAAGCTTTGCCAGATGTTGTTGGATCCAAAAAGCAGGTCTCCTATAGGACAGAAATCATCGGAGGAGTCCCCATTGTGACCCCGACACAA CATGAAGGCAGCGATTGTGTGGATAGAGCCGATGGTGAAGCTTTGCAGCGCTCCCACAGCCAGCTGCCATATTTCCTGGGCCGTCCAGCTCAGGATCATGCTGTCATCAAGTCAGGCTACTGCGTCAAACAGGGAGCTGTG ATGAGGAACTGGAAGAGGCGATATTTCTTGTTGGAAGAAAACGCGATGAGTTACTTCAAATCAGATTTG GAAAAGGAGCCGCTGAGGAAGATCCCACTGAAGGAGGTTCATAAAGTACAGGAGTGTAAACAGAG CGACATCATGATGAGAGATAATCTGTTTGAGGTCGTCACCACATCCAGGACCTTCTACATACAG GCTGACAGTCCAGAGGAGATGCACAACTGGATCAAAGCTGTCTCAGGAGCCATCGTGGCCCAGCGAGGTCCAGGGAGATCTGCTGCAACA gaacACGGCAGCCGTGCCGCTTTCTACCGCACCCCCACGGGTCCCCCTGTCCCTCGCTCGCCAATATCTGCCATGCCACCATGCTACCCAGAGTGGGGGGTTGCTGTCACGTGCGGCACATGCACGCAGCCTGGCGTGGGACAGCGAACACTTCATGAGCCTTCTGCCGCGGCCCTGTCACAACCACCCGCCGGCACGCTTGTCGCTGCAGGAGATCCACCTGGCGAAGTGACCTGTGAACCAGCCTCCACCACCATCCACAACTCGGGGGAGTCGCCGTGGCGACGGCGGAGCAGCTTCGAGCCCCTTGTGCTAGAGCCGCCTCTGAGTCTAGATGACGCAGACCTGCCAGTGAGCCAGGTGTGA
- the LOC101076183 gene encoding pleckstrin homology domain-containing family A member 1-like isoform X2 has product MPYVDRQNRICGFLDIEENESSGKFLRRYFILDTQQGSLVWFMDNPQNLPVGADCVGSLKLTYISKVSDATKLRPKAEFCFVINAGMRKFFLQANDQQDLVDWVSALNNATKITVPKASDGQQNTENQKALPDVVGSKKQVSYRTEIIGGVPIVTPTQHEGSDCVDRADGEALQRSHSQLPYFLGRPAQDHAVIKSGYCVKQGAVMRNWKRRYFLLEENAMSYFKSDLEKEPLRKIPLKEVHKVQECKQSDIMMRDNLFEVVTTSRTFYIQADSPEEMHNWIKAVSGAIVAQRGPGRSAATMRQARRLSNPCIQRYTSRIGECSSTNTAAVPLSTAPPRVPLSLARQYLPCHHATQSGGLLSRAAHARSLAWDSEHFMSLLPRPCHNHPPARLSLQEIHLAK; this is encoded by the exons ATGCCTTACGTGGACCGACAGAACCGCATCTGCGGTTTCCTCGACATAGAGGAGAACGAGAGCAGCGGAAAGTTCCTGCGGCGCTACTTCATACTGGACACTCAACAAGGAAGCTTGGTGTGGTTTATGGACAACCCGCAG AATTTGCCCGTTGGTGCTGATTGTGTTGGCTCCCTCAAACTCACCTACATCTCAAAG GTCAGCGATGCTACAAAGCTGAGGCCAAAGGCAGAATTCTGCTTTG TCATCAATGCTGGGATGAGGAAGTTCTTCCTGCAGGCCAATGACCAACAGGATCTTGTGGACTGGGTCAGCGCGCTCAATAATGCCACCAAGATCACT GTGCCAAAGGCGTCAGATGGGCAGCAGAATACAGAAAACCAGAAAGCTTTGCCAGATGTTGTTGGATCCAAAAAGCAGGTCTCCTATAGGACAGAAATCATCGGAGGAGTCCCCATTGTGACCCCGACACAA CATGAAGGCAGCGATTGTGTGGATAGAGCCGATGGTGAAGCTTTGCAGCGCTCCCACAGCCAGCTGCCATATTTCCTGGGCCGTCCAGCTCAGGATCATGCTGTCATCAAGTCAGGCTACTGCGTCAAACAGGGAGCTGTG ATGAGGAACTGGAAGAGGCGATATTTCTTGTTGGAAGAAAACGCGATGAGTTACTTCAAATCAGATTTG GAAAAGGAGCCGCTGAGGAAGATCCCACTGAAGGAGGTTCATAAAGTACAGGAGTGTAAACAGAG CGACATCATGATGAGAGATAATCTGTTTGAGGTCGTCACCACATCCAGGACCTTCTACATACAG GCTGACAGTCCAGAGGAGATGCACAACTGGATCAAAGCTGTCTCAGGAGCCATCGTGGCCCAGCGAGGTCCAGGGAGATCTGCTGCAACA ATGCGGCAGGCCAGACGGCTGTCGAACCCCTGTATACAGAGGTATACGTCTCGAATCGGGGAGTGCAGCAGCAC gaacACGGCAGCCGTGCCGCTTTCTACCGCACCCCCACGGGTCCCCCTGTCCCTCGCTCGCCAATATCTGCCATGCCACCATGCTACCCAGAGTGGGGGGTTGCTGTCACGTGCGGCACATGCACGCAGCCTGGCGTGGGACAGCGAACACTTCATGAGCCTTCTGCCGCGGCCCTGTCACAACCACCCGCCGGCACGCTTGTCGCTGCAGGAGATCCACCTGGCGAAGTGA
- the LOC101076183 gene encoding pleckstrin homology domain-containing family A member 1-like isoform X3, giving the protein MPYVDRQNRICGFLDIEENESSGKFLRRYFILDTQQGSLVWFMDNPQNLPVGADCVGSLKLTYISKVSDATKLRPKAEFCFVINAGMRKFFLQANDQQDLVDWVSALNNATKITVPKASDGQQNTENQKALPDVVGSKKQVSYRTEIIGGVPIVTPTQHEGSDCVDRADGEALQRSHSQLPYFLGRPAQDHAVIKSGYCVKQGAVMRNWKRRYFLLEENAMSYFKSDLEKEPLRKIPLKEVHKVQECKQSDIMMRDNLFEVVTTSRTFYIQADSPEEMHNWIKAVSGAIVAQRGPGRSAATMRQARRLSNPCIQRYTSRIGECSSTLLQLCTCFRCVTSCLSLLLPPVHCLYVPSFFS; this is encoded by the exons ATGCCTTACGTGGACCGACAGAACCGCATCTGCGGTTTCCTCGACATAGAGGAGAACGAGAGCAGCGGAAAGTTCCTGCGGCGCTACTTCATACTGGACACTCAACAAGGAAGCTTGGTGTGGTTTATGGACAACCCGCAG AATTTGCCCGTTGGTGCTGATTGTGTTGGCTCCCTCAAACTCACCTACATCTCAAAG GTCAGCGATGCTACAAAGCTGAGGCCAAAGGCAGAATTCTGCTTTG TCATCAATGCTGGGATGAGGAAGTTCTTCCTGCAGGCCAATGACCAACAGGATCTTGTGGACTGGGTCAGCGCGCTCAATAATGCCACCAAGATCACT GTGCCAAAGGCGTCAGATGGGCAGCAGAATACAGAAAACCAGAAAGCTTTGCCAGATGTTGTTGGATCCAAAAAGCAGGTCTCCTATAGGACAGAAATCATCGGAGGAGTCCCCATTGTGACCCCGACACAA CATGAAGGCAGCGATTGTGTGGATAGAGCCGATGGTGAAGCTTTGCAGCGCTCCCACAGCCAGCTGCCATATTTCCTGGGCCGTCCAGCTCAGGATCATGCTGTCATCAAGTCAGGCTACTGCGTCAAACAGGGAGCTGTG ATGAGGAACTGGAAGAGGCGATATTTCTTGTTGGAAGAAAACGCGATGAGTTACTTCAAATCAGATTTG GAAAAGGAGCCGCTGAGGAAGATCCCACTGAAGGAGGTTCATAAAGTACAGGAGTGTAAACAGAG CGACATCATGATGAGAGATAATCTGTTTGAGGTCGTCACCACATCCAGGACCTTCTACATACAG GCTGACAGTCCAGAGGAGATGCACAACTGGATCAAAGCTGTCTCAGGAGCCATCGTGGCCCAGCGAGGTCCAGGGAGATCTGCTGCAACA ATGCGGCAGGCCAGACGGCTGTCGAACCCCTGTATACAGAGGTATACGTCTCGAATCGGGGAGTGCAGCAGCAC cctgctgcagctgtgtaCCTGTTTTAGATGTGTGACTTCCTGcttgtctctcctcctccctcctgttcaCTGCCTGTatgttccttctttcttttcataG